One window of the Thermodesulfovibrionales bacterium genome contains the following:
- a CDS encoding alanine-zipper protein, with amino-acid sequence MKKGISIFGVLLMGLLFACAPRTAIQQEMAPLNEKVGALEQRLNDLEQRINGLEGRIKALEGKVSNLEKDVQAARAEAAAAKAAADEAVKASKASAEKAEAAAKRAEEAAKKAEALTEKAEQAAKKAQKAFELQQKK; translated from the coding sequence ATGAAAAAAGGCATTTCTATTTTCGGCGTATTATTAATGGGTCTATTGTTTGCCTGTGCACCGAGGACAGCAATCCAGCAGGAGATGGCTCCTCTTAATGAAAAGGTTGGAGCACTTGAACAGAGATTGAATGATCTTGAGCAGAGGATTAATGGTCTTGAAGGAAGGATTAAGGCCCTTGAAGGCAAGGTCAGCAATCTTGAAAAAGATGTTCAGGCTGCAAGGGCTGAAGCCGCTGCTGCAAAAGCTGCCGCAGATGAGGCTGTAAAGGCATCCAAAGCATCTGCTGAGAAGGCAGAAGCTGCTGCAAAGAGGGCTGAAGAAGCTGCAAAGAAGGCAGAAGCCCTTACAGAGAAGGCAGAGCAGGCAGCAAAGAAAGCCCAGAAGGCTTTTGAATTACAGCAGAAGAAGTAA